From the Nevskia ramosa DSM 11499 genome, the window GGGAATTGCCGACCTCAAGGCGCGGTCGAATCGGTTGCAGAACCAGACGCTCGGCACGCTGATCGCTGGGTATCTGGACGGCGTCGATGCCGAAAAATCGGCGGACCGGGAGCGGCGAATCGAGGAGTTCGTGCAAGCCAGAAACTGGCTGACGCACCACCTGCTGTCCACCCATGGCGCGCTACAGACGGACGAGGACTGCACCGCCTGCATCGAGCGGCTGGACCGGGACTATGCCGATGCCGAGATCGTGGCCGCCGAAGTCGCAATGGCGACTCGGATCATGTTCAAGATGGTCCGCGCATTCGTCGAAGGCTGGGAGAATGCCGGGGCAGATTTGTCGGAAGGTACGGCGCTGATGGCGGCGATGGAGCGGCATCTCGGCGACGAGACACCGATCGAAGTCTCGGTCGTGATGCCGCCCGACTCCGTCGAGAACATCCTCTCCGCGGTGATGCGCAGGCTGCACCGCGAACGCCATGACGCCGAGGGCTGGACACACTTCGCGCCAGCCGGCCAAGTCGCGCGGCGCGAGTCCTCGGACTTGCCGAAGAAGGGGCTGCTGGACGTCGCGCGCAGGGTCGAGGGCTTTCAGTTTGAACAGCGTCCAGCTGGCTCGCCGAACGCGGCATGGATGTTCCGGCCGACGGGCTAGCCTCGGTCCGGTCCGACCAGACTTACCCACCGTCTATGGGCATCACTGACGGACCCTTAGGCCGCGGATAAGTCGGCTCTCTGGCCCATCAGTTGTTCCACCTGAATGAGCCAACGATCGCCCGCGACGATGGCCATGCGCGGTCGGGAACATGGTCCGCGAAGTACCGGGACAGCCAGGGTATTTCGACCGTGATGCTTGGCGGATTCTTCCAGCGCGCCGGACGGTCTGAAGGTGAACGATGGCGGGCCAATCAGGGAAGCGGAGCAGCGTTGCTTGGGCGAAGACCCTGGGGCTGCGGCCGGCTTATCCACGGCCGCAGGGTCTCAAGACTGAGCCCGCAGGCGGTGGGTAAGTTGGTCGCCGATCGGGCCGACGATGGCACAGCCTCTGCTGGCGGCGGGATATTGTGCGTGCTCAGAAGGGCGTCACTCGGAACCGGTCTCGACGTGACCTTTGGCATTTGCCGCATGCAGCCGGCGGGACTACCCGTAGTCATCGACATGTAATGACTATTCGGTGAGTCACCGGTGACCACCCTTGCGATGGCGGGTGGGGTGCGGCGGCACTTGGTGCGATGTGCGATTCAGGCATGTTGCCGCGCTACTGTCCGCGCTCAAGGAATTGATTGATCAGCATGGTGATCAGCGCTGATCGGCTCATGTATCGCCGTTCGGCCTCGGCATCGAGCCTGGTCCGCACGGCATCGGGCAGCACGACCGAGATCTGGCTGCGATCGATTCCTCGCTTGGCCTTTAGTCCGGTAGCAGGGAGCTCCATGGGGCCGGCAGCAGCTGAATCGGGGGCAGCGGCGATGAAGCCATCGACACGGGGCAATCCGGGCTTTACGCGAGTGATGGTCATACCGGCGTCTCGCGCGAGAACATCATCAATTGATCACCGCCAATCACCGACCTGTCATTACATATCACCGACGAATCACCGTTGGCCGAATGGTGATCGGTGACATACAGGCGCCGTAGCAGCTGGGAGAGTTCTGCGTCGGCCTTGGTGTCTCCTGGTTTCAGCTCCGAGACGCAGAGACCGGCCCCGGCGGCGTTCGCGAACGCCTTGCGCCGATGCAGCGGTGAGTCGAGATAGGCCAGCTCGGGATACTCGGAAACCGCTGCAGCAGCCTCGCGGTTGTCGCCGCCAGATGGATCGGCACAGTTCAGGACGGCAAACGCTTGCAGGCCATCGCGCACCGAACGGGCCTCCTGAATGAGCTGCGCGATATCCGCGAGCGCCCAGACGTCGTAGGAGCGGGGCTGGAAGGGCACCAGCAGCACGTCCGTGACCACCAGCGCGGCCCGTAGCGCAGATGAGTCGCGTCCGCCGACATCGATCACCACCTCCGCGAACTTCGGCGCCTGCTGAAGCACTTGGCTGCGGAGCTGCACGCCGTCTGAAAAGCTGGAGCAGGCGATCGAGGGCGTGCGGCCAGATTCAGACCGTACTGCCACTGCGTTCGACGCTGTGGCTTGGCGATCCCCATCGACCAGCCAGACGTCCCGGCCAGCCATTGCATGACGAATGGCAATGTTGAGCGCGATCGTCGTCTTGCCGACGCCGCCTTTGGTGTTGGCTACGGTCAGGATCACGACCAGAGCCTCGCTGGTACTGCACCGAGCATCCTTTGGCGCTCGCCGCTGTTTGCCGGCCCGGGACGCCAAAAAGCTGTGGTTATCCACAGGCCCCAATCGTTACCAAAGCTTTTCGTTAGAAAGTTAAAGACGCGCGCGCGTGTTACGGTTTTGCAGGCCATTGATTGCCCACGTGAAAAAGACGCTTTCTGTCCGCGATCCCCCGTTATGGATGTCCGCGATACCCCGAGAATTCGTCCGCGATACCCCGGAGTTGGCGTCCGCGATCCCCCGATTGAATCCACAGGTGAATGTGTTGGGAACGAGCGACTCATCGGAGACGCTCCTGAATCAAGAGAGCGCTGATGGCATCGCCAAGCCGCACTGGGTCGTGTGGGCCGTTGATGCGCTCGCTTCGGAGGATTGGGTCGGCGCCCTGGCCCCCGCTGGCCGCGCGATTCTCGTGAAGTGGCCTCGGTCCGCGCGCGTCCGACTGTCGCGTCGTTGATGGAACAACCGCCCCGTTGTTGGCCGATACGTCGACCACGGCTGATCGGGGTATCGCGGACACCCCGATGGCCGGAACTGTGGTGAGGGCGGCAGCCGCGCAGATTTCGGCACTCGCCGCGAGTTCAGTCTGGAAGGCGAATAGCGTTTCGCCATCCTGGAAAGCCCACAAATCGAGCAGCCGAGTGGGGCGCTCGCCGATGATTCGCCCGAGGTCATGCTTGAACTGACGGTGCGCTCGCGTCGATCCGCACTTCTGCTGAAGTCGGGTGAGCTTGATCTTGAAGCTCGGTTGGTCGCCGAGGTGCTTTCGGGCCAGCTCGTACACGCGCCGCGCGATGCCGCTGGCAAGCAGGAAGTAGTCCGGATCGATCGTGACGATGGTCTTGCTCTGGATGGAGCGCAGGAACCATTCGCTGACGGTGATGTGGATGCAGGTCATCCGGCCCTGTCGCGACTCGCGAAACTCGTATGCCGTCAAGACGCTGAAGTTCTGCTTCTCCACCATCATTCCGGTCGGCAGATTCGTCTTGAATCGGGTGCCGACGAGTCGATCAAGCGCGCATTCAAGTTCCCGGTAGTCCCGACCACCAGAACCGCGCCGGATGGCCTCAAGCAGATCTGCTGCGGTGACGGCCAACGTGTTGCTGATGATCTGCCCGGCGTCCAAAGACTTCCTGATGAGGCTCGCGAGGTAGATCAGGATGTCCTTGTCCCAGATCGTTGCTGAACCGTTCGTCGAGGGTAGGATCTCGATGCGCGTGCCGCTTCGCGGGTCTACGAAGCTCACCGGCTCCTTCTCCCCGCCTTTCCGAAGCGAAAAGAACGGGAAGGCCATCGAAGCCTGGTCGTCCTTGCTCGCAAACGCGCGAAGCTCGTCCTGACGGAACTCGCGCTGCCTCACGGGATTCAGATTCCGGTCGATTCGACGATCAGTTGGTCGATGAGGTCGCGTCGGAAGTAAATGCGCCGGCCAAGTTTTACGCGCGCCGACTTGAGCCGATCGGCAAATTCTGTGTGGCAATGAAGCGTTGCCCGCACGCCGCTAGGGGTTCGATGCAGCAGCGCCGCCAAGTTTTCGAGCGTGAGTAGCGGAGACGGGATTACAACCTCGCTCATGTCATGTCCTCGTGTATCGTGTGAAGGTTATTGAATGTGGGCGCATCTGAGCGTGTCTCGGAGGCGGAACACGAAAAAAAATGTGCGTAACCACAATACAATGCGTTTTATCACGCTTGGAGGATCGTTTGCAACAAGCTGATCCACATCGTCTTGAGACAGGGCGCCGGTTGGCGGAGCTGCGAGGGCGCCTAGGCAGGACGCAGGTCGAGCTGGCCGAAGAGCTCGGCGTTTCGTACCGGAGCATTCAGAGCTACGAGAGCGGTAAGCAGGACGTCCCGTCGGAGGTTCTCCGAGCCTTGCACTCGAAGTACTGCACAAGCAGCGACTGGCTGCTGTTCGGTCCCTCGGTAGCGCCCGAGACGGGGGATAGGCTCTCCGGCGCCGCTGAAATGGCGCAGCGAACTTATGACGTTTGGGAGACCTTGCTCAGTAAGGCGGCGATCCCAGTTCCCGTGGAAGCGAAAAAGGTGCTCTTCAATGTCTTCGTCGATCTCGCTATCCGCAACGGCGAACTATCTCAGGGGCAAATGCAGCGTGCTGCCGAAAACCTTATCCAACACGTCGAACCGAAGGATTAAGGATGCGAACTGAAGACGAAGTTCGAATCGCGAACGCAGAACGCGCCGCAGTTGATATCAGCGCGCGGACCCGTAAGTCGGTCGACCGAATACAGTTTGTGGTGCGAGCGCTTGCCGGTGTGTCTTGCGTCGCCTGCGTAATCGGGATATGGGCCCTTTGGGACAGCGCATTGGCTGCTGAAAAGGGTTGGGCGTTGGTGATGCTTGTCGTCGGCATCGCGGGTCTGACCGGAATATCAATCGGGCTAGCCCGTCGGAGTGGACTTGAGAAATATCCCCGACGCCGCGGGGATCGTTGCTAGCGGCGGAGGCAAAAAAGAGCCACAGCTTTCCTATCGGGCGTTGCTTCGTAGATGCAGACGAACTCCCGACCTTTCGTTCGAAATGATTGAAAAAGCTACAGCTCGCTGCTTCTGGCGGCATCTGCGATCGTATTTGGAATAGGGGCGCTACCGCAGTCGTTTGGCAACGATTACGAGAGCGACCAAACTAAAAAATGAACTGATTGGGGGGCTTTCCGCTGGATTCGCATGACATTCTTGAAGGCGCACGCTCACCCACCAATCCGCGGGTATACGTGATCGGTGCGTTCGATAGCCGGATTACCTTCTACTCTCAACAAGTAAGGGCGCTCTCTATTGTCCACGCGCTAAAAGCGACCGGAGTTCTCAACGACGGCGTGCACGTTGCAGTTGTGGGCGCCGGCGCAGCCGGCGTTACGGCCGCTGCAGCCGCAGCGTTGCTGGGTAATGTGCACGTCCATCTCTACGAGCGTGAAGACGACGTGTTGCCGATGCAGCGTGCTACGTCGCGGCGGCGCCTAGACCCGCACATCTATGGTTGGCCGAATGTCACAAGCGACGATTCGATAGCCGATCTCCCGCTGTTGGATTGGAAATCTGGACCTGCACGCGACGTACGCAACGACGTTGCGGACGAGTTCGCTGCCATCAAACAAGCGGTTCCCCATCGGCTCAACGTCTATACCCAAAACAACATTCGAGACGTCCGACCCGTTGGTGGCCGGTTGGAGCTGGATATTCGACGCGCTCCCCGGGTGGGTGAAATATCCCGAGATATCGACGGGCAAATTCAGGACGGGAATGTCGTCGATCTGTTGCTTCTGGCTTTCGGATTTGGGCTGGAAGCCGGTGAGGTCTTCCCCGGGGTGCCAAACACCAGCTACTGGCTAGACGGGGGCGTGCCCGGCCCGCAGTTCGAAGGCAACGCAACTCCACGATTCCTCGTGAGCGGAAATGGGGACGGCGGTCTAATCGATTTGGTTGCTGCAGCCAGCGCGAATTTCGATCACGCCGGCACCATCGAGGCAATCGTCAATCAACCGGACATCGACAGTATCACTTCCGAACTACTGGCCATTGACCATGAGGCGCTCGCCGCACTTCGCGAGGGCCGCGGGTTTGACTTCATCGGCGAGTACGACGCCCGTATTCGCCCCGATCTCGAACGCATGGGACTCATCGCACGGATGGCCGGCAGACTTCGACGCGGGGTGAGGCTCACGCTTCAAACGCTAAAACCAGAAGTGTTCTCGATCGAGACGGCGACGCTCAATCGCGTGGCGGCCTACCTAGTGATCCGTGCATGTGCGCTGGGTGGGCAAGCTGAATTCAGGCATTTTCACGGCGCGGACATCGCGAAATGCGATGCTCCCTCTCCGTTGCCGTATCCCGCGCTCTATTGGTTCACCTGTAGTGGGCAGCGGTTCGGGGTGGACAAAGTTATCGTTCGGCGAGGTCCAGATCGAATCACGGCTCGTGTGCCTTTTGCGAACGTGCTCGCTGGATACGAGGACGCCCACAAGGACTGGTCGGCTTTACACGGTACGGATGCAATCGTTCCCAGGCTCGGAGCAGCAGCTCGGGCTGCGCTCAAGGCTAAGGCTCGAGAATTTCTTATTCCCGCTGCAAAGCACTCTGTCCGCCACCGCCGGCAGCATGAGCCGAATGCCGTAAGAATCCAACGAGACGAAGCTATGATCCGCTGGTCCGGCGATGTCGCGCCTGCCGAGGTCACGCAACTTTGGGATTCGGGACAGAATGAATTAGAGGTTCTGGTTCCAGGCTCGCCTGACTCGCTCGGTCCCGTTGCTGCGGCACTGGTGCGGCTCGTCCTTCATGCACGAAATGCGAGCTTCGTCGGAGATCCTACCGACTGGAAGGCATTTGTCGAAAAGTGGACGAGCAAATCGACCCACGCAGAAAACCTCTCGTCGCCGCCAATTCGCCCCAATCCGAGTGGTGTGACTCGAGACCCAACCCTCGCCACGTCGGACGACATTGCGTTGTCGCTTCACAAGGGAATGTCGCGATGGCTCCTGGGGCAAATGAACGTAACTATCGAGAAATTTGTTTCTTTAGGCCGCGACGATAGCTATACCGTCGGCTTCGTAGCTGCGCCGGATCTGCGTAGCGCCATGCGGACAATCTGGCACGTCTGGAGAGGTCAGTTCGAGGCTGATGACGCGTTGCTGGATCGCTTTCTGAGACTCGTGATCTGCGCTGAGGACGACGACGCTCGCCAAGATGAGGCGCGGGTTCTTCTGGGCCCGAACCGTCTGTCGGTCGTTACCAGAGCCGTCGCAGCAGCGCTTGCGATCGCGGCTGCTTGGCAGGATACCGCGCCGCGAAACAGCCGGCCGGGCAATCTTTCGCGCGGGCTCGACGCCTTTGGTCATGCATGCGGTGCCGAACGTATTGGCGGTCGGCCTATGTCCATCGCGGCGGTTTCGTTCATGTGGAATACGGACTTTGTCCTCCTTTCGCACCTCACTGCGCCGCCGACGGTCGAGTTCCTGGCGCAGTCCAGCCTAGCCGAAGTAGGGGATAAGCAGCCTCGCCTGTCGCAGCCCGGCAATGGCGGCATGTTCATGGCTCTGGACTCTGCGTTTCATTCAGCTACTGAGGCGGGGCTTGCGGCAATGACCGAGTTTGTGAAGAGCGTAGAGCACAGGCATTTCGAGAGACTCAGAGCCGAGGTGGCGTAGGCATGGCTATAGAAACTGCTGCGGCACCTTCGGGTGACAACGAGTTGATCGAAACCCGCGCCCGCTTGATCAAGGCCGCAGAAATCGCGGGTTTGAATTCGGCCGACGTGGATGCCTTGGTCAAGCCGGAGTTCAATGGCGGCGCACATTCTGACGCTGCACGGCTGAGTCCAGGGGACCTACTACGACCGATAGCGGCCGTTCGTCTGGGATGCTATTCGGTCGTAATCGGCATGCTGCCCAGCCATGCAAATGCAGAAGCGGTTAACGAAACCTTGCGCCGATTCCGAAACCAGTGCGTTGTAGCGCGCTCCTATCTCCGGGCGAACGAGGCACTTGATCTGCAGGGAATCCTTATCGGTCCTCGCGGAAGTGAGCGCGACGAAGAGTGGAGAGCGCTAGCGCTGACGGTCGAGCGAGATGACCGTGTCGCGAGAAAGTTCGTCTGGCTGCGGCCCGAATCCAAGGATGCCGATGAAGCCAGCTTCCATGAGCTGGTGAAGCGCACGTTTCTTGCGCGGCCCTGGAGAAGTGAAGG encodes:
- a CDS encoding ABC-three component system middle component 1, with protein sequence MAIETAAAPSGDNELIETRARLIKAAEIAGLNSADVDALVKPEFNGGAHSDAARLSPGDLLRPIAAVRLGCYSVVIGMLPSHANAEAVNETLRRFRNQCVVARSYLRANEALDLQGILIGPRGSERDEEWRALALTVERDDRVARKFVWLRPESKDADEASFHELVKRTFLARPWRSEGTFTMAALDNLKRVALTWNVKVSRNTVDEWMELGVSQSEDSDELVQKLVESWSRREQS
- a CDS encoding helix-turn-helix domain-containing protein gives rise to the protein MCVTTIQCVLSRLEDRLQQADPHRLETGRRLAELRGRLGRTQVELAEELGVSYRSIQSYESGKQDVPSEVLRALHSKYCTSSDWLLFGPSVAPETGDRLSGAAEMAQRTYDVWETLLSKAAIPVPVEAKKVLFNVFVDLAIRNGELSQGQMQRAAENLIQHVEPKD
- a CDS encoding replication initiator protein A; protein product: MRQREFRQDELRAFASKDDQASMAFPFFSLRKGGEKEPVSFVDPRSGTRIEILPSTNGSATIWDKDILIYLASLIRKSLDAGQIISNTLAVTAADLLEAIRRGSGGRDYRELECALDRLVGTRFKTNLPTGMMVEKQNFSVLTAYEFRESRQGRMTCIHITVSEWFLRSIQSKTIVTIDPDYFLLASGIARRVYELARKHLGDQPSFKIKLTRLQQKCGSTRAHRQFKHDLGRIIGERPTRLLDLWAFQDGETLFAFQTELAASAEICAAAALTTVPAIGVSAIPRSAVVDVSANNGAVVPSTTRQSDARGPRPLHENRAASGGQGADPILRSERINGPHDPVRLGDAISALLIQERLR
- a CDS encoding CopG family transcriptional regulator yields the protein MTITRVKPGLPRVDGFIAAAPDSAAAGPMELPATGLKAKRGIDRSQISVVLPDAVRTRLDAEAERRYMSRSALITMLINQFLERGQ
- a CDS encoding ABC-three component system protein yields the protein MIGAFDSRITFYSQQVRALSIVHALKATGVLNDGVHVAVVGAGAAGVTAAAAAALLGNVHVHLYEREDDVLPMQRATSRRRLDPHIYGWPNVTSDDSIADLPLLDWKSGPARDVRNDVADEFAAIKQAVPHRLNVYTQNNIRDVRPVGGRLELDIRRAPRVGEISRDIDGQIQDGNVVDLLLLAFGFGLEAGEVFPGVPNTSYWLDGGVPGPQFEGNATPRFLVSGNGDGGLIDLVAAASANFDHAGTIEAIVNQPDIDSITSELLAIDHEALAALREGRGFDFIGEYDARIRPDLERMGLIARMAGRLRRGVRLTLQTLKPEVFSIETATLNRVAAYLVIRACALGGQAEFRHFHGADIAKCDAPSPLPYPALYWFTCSGQRFGVDKVIVRRGPDRITARVPFANVLAGYEDAHKDWSALHGTDAIVPRLGAAARAALKAKAREFLIPAAKHSVRHRRQHEPNAVRIQRDEAMIRWSGDVAPAEVTQLWDSGQNELEVLVPGSPDSLGPVAAALVRLVLHARNASFVGDPTDWKAFVEKWTSKSTHAENLSSPPIRPNPSGVTRDPTLATSDDIALSLHKGMSRWLLGQMNVTIEKFVSLGRDDSYTVGFVAAPDLRSAMRTIWHVWRGQFEADDALLDRFLRLVICAEDDDARQDEARVLLGPNRLSVVTRAVAAALAIAAAWQDTAPRNSRPGNLSRGLDAFGHACGAERIGGRPMSIAAVSFMWNTDFVLLSHLTAPPTVEFLAQSSLAEVGDKQPRLSQPGNGGMFMALDSAFHSATEAGLAAMTEFVKSVEHRHFERLRAEVA
- a CDS encoding AAA family ATPase — protein: MILTVANTKGGVGKTTIALNIAIRHAMAGRDVWLVDGDRQATASNAVAVRSESGRTPSIACSSFSDGVQLRSQVLQQAPKFAEVVIDVGGRDSSALRAALVVTDVLLVPFQPRSYDVWALADIAQLIQEARSVRDGLQAFAVLNCADPSGGDNREAAAAVSEYPELAYLDSPLHRRKAFANAAGAGLCVSELKPGDTKADAELSQLLRRLYVTDHHSANGDSSVICNDRSVIGGDQLMMFSRETPV